From the Flavobacterium galactosidilyticum genome, one window contains:
- a CDS encoding DUF6495 family protein — protein sequence MKYSRLTKEQFEELHQEFSTFLATQTIDKAEWDTIKKEKPEVAEQELDVFSDLIWEGVLSKADYLEHFSKNHIFLFQCFDTYVQSIVLKSLVPETDFLTREGLQWLSDNMFTDTIEMKTGKKEFTEDRNTSLFALIQQGAFLSDGLLYKQINSIIES from the coding sequence ATGAAATATTCCAGATTAACTAAAGAACAATTTGAGGAATTACATCAGGAATTCAGTACTTTTCTAGCTACTCAAACCATTGATAAAGCGGAATGGGATACCATTAAAAAAGAAAAGCCGGAAGTGGCTGAACAAGAATTAGATGTTTTTTCTGATTTGATTTGGGAAGGCGTTCTTTCAAAAGCAGATTATTTAGAACATTTCTCTAAAAATCATATTTTTCTTTTTCAGTGTTTTGATACTTACGTACAATCTATCGTTTTGAAGTCGTTAGTTCCAGAGACCGATTTTTTAACTCGTGAAGGATTACAATGGCTGAGCGATAATATGTTTACTGATACTATCGAAATGAAAACAGGTAAAAAAGAGTTTACAGAAGATCGTAATACTTCGCTTTTTGCATTAATACAGCAAGGTGCATTTTTGAGCGATGGACTTTTATACAAACAAATAAATTCGATTATTGAGTCGTAA
- the rpsF gene encoding 30S ribosomal protein S6 has protein sequence MNHYETVFILNPVLSDTQVKETVSKFEEFLTSRGAEMVSKEDWGLKKMAYEIQHKKSGFYHLFEFKVSGEVLIAFETEFRRDERIMRFLTVSLDKHAISWAERRRTKLKATKA, from the coding sequence ATGAATCATTATGAAACTGTTTTCATTTTAAATCCCGTTTTATCTGACACACAGGTAAAGGAAACAGTAAGCAAATTTGAAGAATTTCTTACTAGTAGAGGAGCAGAAATGGTATCGAAAGAAGATTGGGGCCTTAAGAAAATGGCTTACGAAATTCAACACAAAAAATCTGGTTTTTATCACCTTTTTGAATTCAAAGTATCAGGAGAAGTTCTTATCGCTTTTGAAACTGAATTTAGACGTGACGAAAGAATTATGCGTTTCTTAACTGTAAGTTTAGACAAACACGCAATTTCTTGGGCGGAGAGAAGAAGAACTAAATTAAAAGCAACAAAAGCATAA
- the ligA gene encoding NAD-dependent DNA ligase LigA — translation MDIQNTIQILREELNQHNYNYYVLDEPIISDYEFDLKLKQLQELEDQYPEYYDENSPTQRVGGAITKNFQTVAHQHRMYSLDNSYSKEELMDWEKRIQKVLGDVPLEYTCELKYDGASISITYENGILKRALTRGDGFQGDDVTNNIKTIKSIPLKLKGDFPDKFDVRGEIILPFAGFEKMNQELIEIGETPYSNPRNTASGSLKLQDSAEVAKRPLDCLLYFLVGNNLPFNSQFEGLETARKWGFKAPKEAKLAKSLEQVFEFIDYWDMHRHNLPYETDGVVVKVNSFHYQDELGFTAKSPRWAIAYKFKSEQVSTKLNTISYQVGRTGAITPVANLEPVQLAGTIVKRASLHNADQIEKLDIRIGDTVFVEKGGEIIPKIIAVDLSKRVENSKPIIYITHCPECQSLLVRNEGEANHYCPNFYGCPPQIIGRIQHYISRKAMDIEGLGGETVALLFNNGLVRNYADLYDLTVEQILPLERMAQKSAENLIKGVEDSKNIPFESVLFALGIRFVGETVAKKLAKHYKNIDALSQASLIDLILVEEIGERIAQSVIEFFSNEENKIIIGKLKSYGVQFEIIEKVNPNATNKLAGKIFVVSGVFERFSRDDLKKAIEDNGGKVGSSISAKTHYVVAGDNMGPAKLEKANKLNIPIISEVEFMALLG, via the coding sequence ATGGATATCCAAAATACAATTCAAATTCTAAGAGAGGAACTAAATCAGCATAATTATAATTATTATGTACTAGATGAACCAATAATTTCTGATTATGAATTTGATTTAAAATTAAAGCAGCTTCAAGAGCTTGAGGACCAATATCCTGAATACTATGATGAAAACTCCCCTACGCAACGAGTAGGTGGAGCAATTACAAAGAATTTTCAAACTGTTGCTCATCAACATCGAATGTATTCTCTTGACAATTCCTATTCGAAAGAAGAATTAATGGATTGGGAAAAACGAATTCAAAAAGTATTGGGAGATGTTCCTTTAGAATATACTTGTGAATTAAAATATGATGGCGCATCAATTAGTATAACCTATGAAAATGGAATCTTAAAACGAGCACTGACACGTGGAGATGGTTTTCAAGGTGATGATGTAACAAATAATATCAAAACTATAAAATCGATTCCGCTGAAGTTGAAGGGAGATTTCCCCGATAAATTTGATGTTCGTGGTGAAATTATTTTGCCTTTTGCTGGTTTCGAAAAAATGAATCAGGAATTAATAGAAATAGGTGAAACTCCTTATTCAAATCCTAGAAATACAGCTTCTGGAAGTTTAAAATTACAAGATAGTGCTGAAGTAGCTAAACGTCCATTAGATTGTTTGCTATATTTCTTGGTTGGAAATAATCTACCATTTAATTCTCAATTTGAGGGATTAGAAACAGCCCGTAAATGGGGGTTTAAAGCACCTAAAGAAGCTAAATTGGCCAAAAGTTTAGAGCAGGTTTTTGAATTTATTGATTATTGGGATATGCACAGACATAATCTGCCTTATGAAACAGATGGAGTGGTAGTAAAGGTAAATTCATTTCATTATCAAGATGAATTAGGTTTCACGGCTAAATCACCTCGTTGGGCAATTGCCTATAAATTTAAATCCGAACAGGTTTCTACAAAATTAAATACCATTTCTTATCAAGTAGGTCGAACTGGAGCAATAACCCCGGTTGCTAATCTTGAACCTGTGCAGTTAGCAGGAACAATTGTAAAAAGAGCCTCTTTGCATAATGCAGACCAAATCGAAAAATTAGATATACGTATTGGTGATACGGTTTTTGTAGAAAAAGGAGGTGAAATTATTCCTAAAATTATTGCTGTAGATTTAAGTAAACGAGTAGAAAATTCAAAACCTATCATATACATTACGCATTGTCCAGAATGTCAAAGTTTACTGGTTCGCAATGAAGGGGAAGCCAATCATTACTGTCCTAATTTTTATGGTTGTCCTCCGCAAATAATTGGTAGAATCCAGCATTATATTTCTAGAAAAGCCATGGATATTGAAGGGCTAGGCGGTGAAACGGTTGCATTATTATTCAATAATGGCTTGGTTCGTAATTATGCTGATTTATATGATTTGACAGTAGAGCAAATTCTCCCTTTAGAGAGAATGGCTCAAAAATCTGCTGAAAATTTGATAAAAGGTGTTGAAGATTCGAAAAATATTCCGTTCGAAAGTGTTTTGTTTGCTCTAGGAATTCGCTTTGTGGGTGAAACTGTGGCTAAAAAATTAGCAAAACACTACAAGAATATTGATGCATTAAGTCAAGCATCCTTAATAGATTTAATTTTAGTAGAGGAAATTGGAGAAAGAATCGCGCAAAGTGTAATTGAATTTTTTAGCAACGAAGAAAATAAAATAATTATTGGTAAACTGAAAAGCTACGGAGTACAATTTGAAATTATTGAGAAAGTAAATCCAAATGCTACAAACAAACTCGCTGGTAAAATTTTTGTAGTTTCAGGTGTCTTTGAGAGATTCTCTCGTGATGATTTGAAAAAAGCCATTGAAGATAATGGAGGTAAGGTAGGAAGTTCTATTTCGGCTAAGACTCATTATGTAGTTGCAGGTGATAATATGGGCCCAGCAAAATTAGAAAAAGCAAATAAACTCAATATTCCTATTATTTCTGAAGTTGAGTTTATGGCTTTGTTGGGATAA
- the rpsR gene encoding 30S ribosomal protein S18: MATLQQSASGKKDGDIRYLTPLNIETNKQKKYCRFKKSGIKYIDYKDADFLLKFVNEQGKILPRRLTGTSLKYQRKVSVAVKRARHLALMPYVADLLK, encoded by the coding sequence ATGGCTACACTACAACAATCAGCTTCAGGAAAAAAAGACGGGGATATCAGATATCTTACGCCTTTGAACATAGAGACAAACAAACAAAAAAAGTATTGTCGTTTCAAAAAATCAGGTATCAAATATATTGATTATAAAGATGCTGATTTCTTATTGAAATTCGTAAACGAACAAGGGAAAATTCTTCCTCGTCGTTTAACAGGAACTTCATTAAAATACCAAAGAAAAGTTTCAGTAGCTGTAAAAAGAGCGCGTCACTTAGCTTTAATGCCATACGTGGCAGATTTACTTAAATAA
- a CDS encoding LytR/AlgR family response regulator transcription factor: MKLNCVVVDDSSIQRMIIAKLVNNHQNLHLIGDFSNAIEAKSCMSVHNVDLIFLDIEMPVISGFDFIDGLKVKPQIIFITSKAEYAMKAFDYDATDYLQKPIAIDRFNASVKRAIDFHLLKNDPKEDDGDHIFIKSNLKKLKIFTSKIKWIEAFGDYVRVVTEDDSNLVLSTMKAFEGDLPRDKFIRVHKSYIINIDKVDRFNSKYAEIGPTKIPLSRHKKEDLVKALS; this comes from the coding sequence ATGAAACTAAACTGTGTTGTAGTAGATGATAGTTCTATACAAAGGATGATTATCGCTAAATTAGTTAATAATCATCAAAATCTTCATTTGATTGGAGATTTTTCAAATGCAATTGAGGCAAAAAGCTGTATGTCCGTTCATAATGTGGACTTAATTTTCCTTGATATAGAGATGCCAGTCATTAGTGGTTTCGATTTCATTGATGGCTTAAAAGTAAAACCGCAAATTATTTTCATCACTTCTAAGGCAGAATATGCCATGAAAGCTTTTGATTATGATGCAACTGATTATCTTCAAAAACCTATAGCAATTGATCGTTTTAATGCCTCGGTCAAAAGAGCTATTGACTTTCATTTACTTAAAAATGATCCAAAAGAAGATGACGGCGATCATATTTTTATAAAAAGTAATCTTAAAAAACTTAAAATATTTACTTCTAAAATTAAATGGATTGAGGCTTTTGGCGATTACGTTAGAGTAGTTACTGAAGACGATAGTAATCTGGTACTCTCTACAATGAAGGCTTTTGAGGGTGATTTACCTAGAGATAAATTTATAAGAGTCCATAAATCTTATATTATCAACATTGATAAAGTTGATCGTTTTAATAGTAAATATGCTGAAATTGGACCCACAAAAATTCCATTAAGCCGACATAAAAAAGAGGATTTAGTTAAAGCACTTTCTTAA
- the rplI gene encoding 50S ribosomal protein L9, which produces MELILRQDVQNLGFKDDIVNVKNGYGRNFLIPTGQAHLATSSAKKVLAENLKQRAHKEAKVVADAKALAEALKAIEIKIFAKAGGEKLFGSITNIDIAEALAKGGQTIERKFITSGIVKRTGKYNASVRLHRDVIVELDYEIVAEKA; this is translated from the coding sequence ATGGAACTTATTCTTAGACAAGACGTTCAAAATTTAGGATTTAAAGATGATATCGTTAATGTAAAAAACGGTTATGGTCGTAATTTTTTGATCCCAACAGGTCAAGCACATTTAGCTACTTCTTCTGCAAAGAAAGTATTAGCTGAAAACCTAAAACAAAGAGCGCACAAAGAAGCTAAAGTTGTAGCAGATGCAAAAGCATTAGCTGAAGCTTTGAAAGCTATTGAAATCAAAATCTTTGCAAAAGCAGGTGGTGAAAAATTATTCGGTTCAATCACGAATATTGATATCGCTGAAGCTTTAGCTAAAGGTGGACAAACAATCGAAAGAAAATTCATAACTAGCGGAATCGTTAAACGTACTGGTAAATATAATGCTAGCGTACGTTTACACAGAGATGTAATCGTTGAATTGGATTATGAAATTGTTGCTGAAAAAGCATAA